From Girardinichthys multiradiatus isolate DD_20200921_A chromosome 3, DD_fGirMul_XY1, whole genome shotgun sequence, the proteins below share one genomic window:
- the LOC124866256 gene encoding lens epithelial cell protein LEP503 encodes MHPQRPLPQAMPSSALGQHLRDMTMGLGRGKNLLGGNVSYGFIQSIKECLYFLLCCWCIKEILD; translated from the coding sequence ATGCACCCCCAGCGTCCTCTTCCCCAGGCCATGCCCTCGTCAGCATTGGGGCAGCACCTGCGGGACATGACTATGGGTCTGGGACGGGGCAAGAACCTCCTGGGAGGAAATGTGTCCTACGGCTTCATCCAGTCGATAAAGGAGTgcctttatttcctcctctgctgCTGGTGTATCAAGGAGATCCTGGACTGA
- the shc1 gene encoding SHC-transforming protein 1 isoform X3: protein MNRLAGASRRARVEGGQLGGDEWTRHGSFVNKPPRGWLHSDNVVSTTGVSYTVRYMGCVEVLQSMRALDFNTRTQVTREAIAVVCEAVPGAKGARRRKPAARCLTSILGKSNLQFAGMTISLTISTSSLNLLASDCKQDTAEYVAYVAKDPVNQRACHILECSEGLAQEVISTIGQAFELRFKQYLKNPPKLVTPHDRMAPFDGSAWEEEDDEAAPPPPPADVPYYNNFPDKQPPPGGLIDMRTRPGATLPYGQPGQGDIHQQPVPPLPVGAKEGARELFDDPSYVNVEKPRPPVSANGNAHRDVFDMKPLDDALGVSGHGGPTSVVVPLPLVQQLQNEIWFHGSLSRREAERLLTRDGDFLVRESGTTPGQYVLTGQQGSQPKHLLLVDPEGVVRTKDHRFGSVSHLISYHMDNRLPIVSAGSEVFLQQPVERRA from the exons ATGAACCGGCTTGCAGGGGCCTCCAGGAGGGCACGGGTGGAAGGAGGTCAGCTGGGAGGAGATGAATGGACGCGACATGGCTCCTTTGTCAACAAGCCCCCCCGTGGCTGGCTGCATTCAGACAATGTGGTCAGCACCACTGGAGTTTCCTATACTGTACGG TACATGGGTTGTGTGGAGGTGCTACAGTCAATGAGAGCTCTTGACTTCAACACCAGAACCCAGGTCACCAG GGAGGCTATAGCTGTGGTTTGTGAGGCAGTACCTGGAGCCAAAGGAGCACGCAGGAGAAAG CCTGCTGCTCGTTGTCTGACATCCATACTGGGGAAAAGTAACCTGCAGTTCGCAGGCATGACAATCAGCCTCACCATCTCCACCAGCAGCCTCAATCTACTGGCCTCTGACTGCAAACAG GATACAGCTGAGTACGTAGCATATGTGGCCAAAGATCCAGTCAACCAGAGAG CATGTCACATCCTGGAATGCTCGGAGGGTTTGGCCCAGGAAGTCATCAGCACCATTGGCCAGGCTTTTGAGCTGCGCTTCAAACAGTACCTGAAGAACCCCCCCAAACTGGTCACACCTCATGACAG AATGGCTCCCTTTGACGGCTCTGCATGGGAGGAAGAAGATGATGAGGctgctcctccacctcctcctgctgATGTTCCTTACTATAATAACTTTCCTGATAAGCAGCCTCCCCCTGGTGGACTGATTGACATGAGGACCCGTCCAGGAGCAACGCTG ccCTACGGGCAGCCAGGTCAGGGCGACATTCACCAACAGCCTGTGCCTCCTCTACCAG taGGTGCCAAAGAAGGAGCTCGGGAACTGTTTGACGACCCATCATACGTGAATGTGGAGAAACCCCGACCTCCTGTATCAGCTAATGGAAATGCTCACAGAGACGTTTTTGACATGA aaCCTCTCGATGATGCCTTGGGAGTCTCTGGACACGGTGGCCCAACGTCAGTGGTGGTACCGCTCCCACTGGTGCAACAGCTGCAGAACGAAATCTGGTTCCACGGTAGTCTGAGTCGCAGAGAAGCAGAGAGACTGTTGACCCGAGATGGAGACTTCCTGGTGCGAGAGTCTGGGACCACTCCCGGACAGTACGTCCTTACAGGACAGCAGGGGAGTCAGCCCAAGCACCTGCTTCTTGTTGACCCAGAGGGAGTG GTGCGCACAAAAGACCACCGGTTTGGAAGCGTCAGCCACCTGATCAGCTACCATATGGACAACAGACTTCCCATTGTGTCAGCTGGGAGCGAAGTGTTCCTGCAGCAGCCAGTGGAGCGCAGGGCCTGA
- the shc1 gene encoding SHC-transforming protein 1 isoform X2, with protein sequence MNRLAGASRRARVEGGQLGGDEWTRHGSFVNKPPRGWLHSDNVVSTTGVSYTVRYMGCVEVLQSMRALDFNTRTQVTREAIAVVCEAVPGAKGARRRKPAARCLTSILGKSNLQFAGMTISLTISTSSLNLLASDCKQTLSFHSPHTSSHPCVLLFFSFFPVFPCFSPQIIANHHMQSISFASGGDPDTAEYVAYVAKDPVNQRACHILECSEGLAQEVISTIGQAFELRFKQYLKNPPKLVTPHDRMAPFDGSAWEEEDDEAAPPPPPADVPYYNNFPDKQPPPGGLIDMRTRPGATLPYGQPGQGDIHQQPVPPLPVGAKEGARELFDDPSYVNVEKPRPPVSANGNAHRDVFDMKPLDDALGVSGHGGPTSVVVPLPLVQQLQNEIWFHGSLSRREAERLLTRDGDFLVRESGTTPGQYVLTGQQGSQPKHLLLVDPEGVVRTKDHRFGSVSHLISYHMDNRLPIVSAGSEVFLQQPVERRA encoded by the exons ATGAACCGGCTTGCAGGGGCCTCCAGGAGGGCACGGGTGGAAGGAGGTCAGCTGGGAGGAGATGAATGGACGCGACATGGCTCCTTTGTCAACAAGCCCCCCCGTGGCTGGCTGCATTCAGACAATGTGGTCAGCACCACTGGAGTTTCCTATACTGTACGG TACATGGGTTGTGTGGAGGTGCTACAGTCAATGAGAGCTCTTGACTTCAACACCAGAACCCAGGTCACCAG GGAGGCTATAGCTGTGGTTTGTGAGGCAGTACCTGGAGCCAAAGGAGCACGCAGGAGAAAG CCTGCTGCTCGTTGTCTGACATCCATACTGGGGAAAAGTAACCTGCAGTTCGCAGGCATGACAATCAGCCTCACCATCTCCACCAGCAGCCTCAATCTACTGGCCTCTGACTGCAAACAG ACGCTTTCATTTCACTCCCCGCATACTTCATCTCACCCATGTgttctccttttcttttctttcttccccGTCTTCCCCTGTTTTTCTCCACAGATTATCGCCAATCATCACATGCAGTCCATCTCCTTCGCTTCTGGAGGAGACCCA GATACAGCTGAGTACGTAGCATATGTGGCCAAAGATCCAGTCAACCAGAGAG CATGTCACATCCTGGAATGCTCGGAGGGTTTGGCCCAGGAAGTCATCAGCACCATTGGCCAGGCTTTTGAGCTGCGCTTCAAACAGTACCTGAAGAACCCCCCCAAACTGGTCACACCTCATGACAG AATGGCTCCCTTTGACGGCTCTGCATGGGAGGAAGAAGATGATGAGGctgctcctccacctcctcctgctgATGTTCCTTACTATAATAACTTTCCTGATAAGCAGCCTCCCCCTGGTGGACTGATTGACATGAGGACCCGTCCAGGAGCAACGCTG ccCTACGGGCAGCCAGGTCAGGGCGACATTCACCAACAGCCTGTGCCTCCTCTACCAG taGGTGCCAAAGAAGGAGCTCGGGAACTGTTTGACGACCCATCATACGTGAATGTGGAGAAACCCCGACCTCCTGTATCAGCTAATGGAAATGCTCACAGAGACGTTTTTGACATGA aaCCTCTCGATGATGCCTTGGGAGTCTCTGGACACGGTGGCCCAACGTCAGTGGTGGTACCGCTCCCACTGGTGCAACAGCTGCAGAACGAAATCTGGTTCCACGGTAGTCTGAGTCGCAGAGAAGCAGAGAGACTGTTGACCCGAGATGGAGACTTCCTGGTGCGAGAGTCTGGGACCACTCCCGGACAGTACGTCCTTACAGGACAGCAGGGGAGTCAGCCCAAGCACCTGCTTCTTGTTGACCCAGAGGGAGTG GTGCGCACAAAAGACCACCGGTTTGGAAGCGTCAGCCACCTGATCAGCTACCATATGGACAACAGACTTCCCATTGTGTCAGCTGGGAGCGAAGTGTTCCTGCAGCAGCCAGTGGAGCGCAGGGCCTGA
- the shc1 gene encoding SHC-transforming protein 1 isoform X1 — MELVQKTKYTHIRSESLSSTDETNSNPSSFPPSSPATPLTPSPGLPSSLSSSSLTPILPPTSPRQAENSPTTLCSFFPSMRSIRLGVSSTLLPGPRTVSRSQPAQAPVESSGDARSNSSSSPPLHQHVALLTAPCPPPRPPLQDMNRLAGASRRARVEGGQLGGDEWTRHGSFVNKPPRGWLHSDNVVSTTGVSYTVRYMGCVEVLQSMRALDFNTRTQVTREAIAVVCEAVPGAKGARRRKPAARCLTSILGKSNLQFAGMTISLTISTSSLNLLASDCKQIIANHHMQSISFASGGDPDTAEYVAYVAKDPVNQRACHILECSEGLAQEVISTIGQAFELRFKQYLKNPPKLVTPHDRMAPFDGSAWEEEDDEAAPPPPPADVPYYNNFPDKQPPPGGLIDMRTRPGATLPYGQPGQGDIHQQPVPPLPVGAKEGARELFDDPSYVNVEKPRPPVSANGNAHRDVFDMKPLDDALGVSGHGGPTSVVVPLPLVQQLQNEIWFHGSLSRREAERLLTRDGDFLVRESGTTPGQYVLTGQQGSQPKHLLLVDPEGVVRTKDHRFGSVSHLISYHMDNRLPIVSAGSEVFLQQPVERRA; from the exons ATGGAGCTTGTGCAGAAAACAAAGTACACCCACATTCGGAGTGAGTCGTTGAGCTCAACTGatgaaacaaactccaaccCATCATCGTTCCCGCCTTCCAGCCCTGCCACCCCCCTAACACCCTCCCCTGGTTTACCTTCTTCTCTCTCCTCCTCGTCTCTCACTCCCATTTTGCCCCCCACCTCTCCCCGACAGGCTGAGAACAGCCCCACCACCCTCTGTTCCTTTTTCCCCAGTATGAGATCCATTCGTCTGGGTGTCTCCTCTACCCTTCTCCCTGGACCCAGGACCGTGAGCAGGTCACAGCCGGCTCAGGCTCCTGTTGAGTCCTCTGGAGATGCCAGGAGCAACTCCAGCTCCTCACCTCCTCTTCATCAACATGTTGCCCTCCTAACTGCTCCCTGTCCCCCTCCTCGACCTCCTCTGCAGGACATGAACCGGCTTGCAGGGGCCTCCAGGAGGGCACGGGTGGAAGGAGGTCAGCTGGGAGGAGATGAATGGACGCGACATGGCTCCTTTGTCAACAAGCCCCCCCGTGGCTGGCTGCATTCAGACAATGTGGTCAGCACCACTGGAGTTTCCTATACTGTACGG TACATGGGTTGTGTGGAGGTGCTACAGTCAATGAGAGCTCTTGACTTCAACACCAGAACCCAGGTCACCAG GGAGGCTATAGCTGTGGTTTGTGAGGCAGTACCTGGAGCCAAAGGAGCACGCAGGAGAAAG CCTGCTGCTCGTTGTCTGACATCCATACTGGGGAAAAGTAACCTGCAGTTCGCAGGCATGACAATCAGCCTCACCATCTCCACCAGCAGCCTCAATCTACTGGCCTCTGACTGCAAACAG ATTATCGCCAATCATCACATGCAGTCCATCTCCTTCGCTTCTGGAGGAGACCCA GATACAGCTGAGTACGTAGCATATGTGGCCAAAGATCCAGTCAACCAGAGAG CATGTCACATCCTGGAATGCTCGGAGGGTTTGGCCCAGGAAGTCATCAGCACCATTGGCCAGGCTTTTGAGCTGCGCTTCAAACAGTACCTGAAGAACCCCCCCAAACTGGTCACACCTCATGACAG AATGGCTCCCTTTGACGGCTCTGCATGGGAGGAAGAAGATGATGAGGctgctcctccacctcctcctgctgATGTTCCTTACTATAATAACTTTCCTGATAAGCAGCCTCCCCCTGGTGGACTGATTGACATGAGGACCCGTCCAGGAGCAACGCTG ccCTACGGGCAGCCAGGTCAGGGCGACATTCACCAACAGCCTGTGCCTCCTCTACCAG taGGTGCCAAAGAAGGAGCTCGGGAACTGTTTGACGACCCATCATACGTGAATGTGGAGAAACCCCGACCTCCTGTATCAGCTAATGGAAATGCTCACAGAGACGTTTTTGACATGA aaCCTCTCGATGATGCCTTGGGAGTCTCTGGACACGGTGGCCCAACGTCAGTGGTGGTACCGCTCCCACTGGTGCAACAGCTGCAGAACGAAATCTGGTTCCACGGTAGTCTGAGTCGCAGAGAAGCAGAGAGACTGTTGACCCGAGATGGAGACTTCCTGGTGCGAGAGTCTGGGACCACTCCCGGACAGTACGTCCTTACAGGACAGCAGGGGAGTCAGCCCAAGCACCTGCTTCTTGTTGACCCAGAGGGAGTG GTGCGCACAAAAGACCACCGGTTTGGAAGCGTCAGCCACCTGATCAGCTACCATATGGACAACAGACTTCCCATTGTGTCAGCTGGGAGCGAAGTGTTCCTGCAGCAGCCAGTGGAGCGCAGGGCCTGA